A genomic window from Purpureocillium takamizusanense chromosome 2, complete sequence includes:
- the CCT2 gene encoding T-complex protein 1 subunit beta (COG:O~EggNog:ENOG503NV78), which produces MSFQPTQIFEEGTTEEKGENARLAAFVGAIAVGDLVKSTLGPKGMDKILQSASTGEIMVTNDGATILKSIALDNAAAKVLVNISKVQDDEVGDGTTSVAVLAAELLREAEKLVDKKIHPQTIIEGYRIASKAALKALEESAVDHSKSPEAFRKDLLSIARTTLSSKVLAQDRDHFAQLACDAVLRLKKSSDLSHIQIIKKAGGKLSESYLDEGFILDKKIGVNQPKRLEKAKILVANTSMDTDKVKIFGARVKVGSTSKLAELEKAEKDKMKAKVDKIKAHGINCFINRQLIYNWPEQLFTDAGIMSIEHADFDGIERLALVTGGEIASTFDHPEQVKLGQCDLIEEVIIGEDTLIKFSGVSAGEACTIVLRGATEQLLDEAERSLHDALAVLSQTVLEPRTTLGGGCGEMVMAKAVEGAATRIEGKKQMAVSSFAVALRQLPTILADNAGLDSGDLVARLRKAIYDGLTTYGLDLMTPGGGIADMRDLGVIESYKLKKAVVSSASEAAELLLRVDDIIRAAPRRRERM; this is translated from the exons ATG TCTTTCCAGCCGACGCAGATTTTCGAGGAGGGCACGACCGAGGAAAAGGGCGAGAATGCgcgtctcgccgccttcgttggcgccatcgccgtcggcgatTTGGTGAAGAGTACCTTGGGCCCCAAGGGCATGGACAAGATCCTACAGTCTGC CTCGACCGGCGAAATCATGGTCACAAACGACGGTGCTACGATTCTCAAGTCCATCGCTctcgacaacgccgccgctAAGGTCCTGGTCAACATTTCCAAGGTGCAGGatgacgaggtcggcgacggcacgacgTCCGTGGCTGTTCTGGCTGCTGAGCTGCttcgcgaggccgagaagctcgtcgacaagaaGATTCACCCCCAGACAATTATTGAGGGTTACAGAATAGCCAGCAAGGCTGCGCTCAAGGCTCTTGAGGAGTCGGCGGTCGACCACAGCAAGAGCCCCGAGGCTTTCCGCAAAGACCTGCTCTCCATTGCTCGCACTACGCTCAGCTCCAAGGTCCTGGCCCAGGACCGCGACCACTTTGCCCAGCTCGCCTGCGACGCCGTTCTCCGATTGAAGAAGTCGTCGGACCTCAGCCACATCCAGATTATCAAGAAGGCGGGAGGCAAGCTCAGCGAGTCGTACCTGGACGAGGGCTTCATCCTCGACAAAAAGATCGGTGTGAACCAGCCCAAGCGGCTAGAAAAGGCCAAGATTCTGGTGGCGAATACGTCGATGGACACGGACAAGGTCAAGATCTTTGGTGCCCGCGTCAAGGTCGGGTCGACGAGCAAGCtggcggagctggagaaggcggAGAAGGACAAGATGAAGGCCAAGGTGGACAAGATTAAGGCTCACGGCATCAACTGCTTCATCAACCGACAGCTCATTTACAACTGGCCCGAGCAGCTATTTACGGACGCGGGTATCATGTCTATCGAGCACGCCGACTTTGACGGCATTGAGCGCTTGGCGCTTGTCACTGGCGGCGAGATTGCGTCGACGTTTGACCACCCGGAGCAGGTCAAGCTGGGTCAATGCGACCTGATTGAGGAGGTCATTATTGGCGAGGACACACTGATCAAGTTTTCGGGTGTTTCGGCTGGTGAGGCGTGCACGATTGtgctgcgcggcgcgacCGAACAGCTGCTGGATGAGGCGGAGCGCAGCTTGCACGATgcgctggcggtgctgtCGCAGACGGTGCTGGAACCGAGGAcgacgctgggcggcgggtgcggcgaGATGgtcatggccaaggcggtCGAAGGCGCAGCCACGCGGATCGAGGGCAAGAAGCAGATGGCCGTATCGAGCTTCGCGGTAGCGCTGCGACAACTGCCTACGATTCTAGCTGACAACGCGGGCCTGGACTCGGGCGACCTGGTGGCCCGCCTCCGCAAGGCCATTTACGACGGCCTGACGACGTACGGACTGGACCTCATGACGCCAGGGGGTGGCATCGCCGACATGCGCGACCTGGGCGTGATCGAGAGCTACAAGCTGAAGAAGGCGGTTGTTTCATCggccagcgaggccgccgag TTACTGCTCAGGGTAGACGACATTATTCGGGCCGCACCTCGGAGACGCGAGCGGATGTAA
- the PRT1 gene encoding Translation initiation factor 3 subunit b (BUSCO:EOG09260K24~COG:J~EggNog:ENOG503NXCR), with protein MAPSFDHLREADLDDDEFNEDEIDISDLREKFEVQLEMGYDTFVVIDGLPEVTEDQKPKLVKFLLKKLNTVGKTREDSIYMPMGEDGKSLRFAFVEYSSPAEAAAATRQLDLVPLDKKHTLRVNKMTDIERYGGEGRVDEKYHAPHIDEFAEKEHLRWWLKDPSGRGRDQFVMYRGETVGVFWNNDREPPENIVDRQHWTETFLQWSPLGTYLTSIHAQGVQLWGGQSWSRQARFAHPFVNLVAFSPTERYLVTWSNRPISIPDSGHPSLSIDDDGKNYVIWDIATGTPLRSFANLDLPKPEEGKPQPKLQWPAFKWSADDKYVARLNQGSSISVYELPRMNLVDKTSIKIEGVMDFDWAPATPQRDGVKSYEQLICFWTPELGSNPAKVGLMSIPSKEIVRTLNLFSVSDVKLHWQSDATYLCVKVDRHSKSKKSQATTLEIFRVKEKGVPVEVVDTIKDTVINFAWEPKGDRFAIITTTEPVGVTAVPPKTAVAFFCPEKTKGPIAGNFKHLRTLEKKNSNAIYWSPRGRFVVIATIANQQSSDLDFFDLDFEGEKPESDKDLTANLQLMNTADHYGITDLEWDPSGRFVATWASAWKHSMENGYHIYDFKGEALREEPIDKFKQFQWRPRPATLLTKEEQKQIRKNLREYSRVFEQEDADRGASADLAVVEARRRMLEEWHAWRAEVEEDLAEERAALGLPADPHAALLEAKTKEMQGSGSGAEKDRVIEEIVEDVLEESEEVLG; from the exons ATGGCGCCGTCCTTCGACCAcctgcgcgaggccgacctcgacgatgacgagttCAACGAGGATGAGATCGACATCTCAGATCTGCGAGAGAAATTCGAGGTGCAACTGGAGATGGGCTACGACACGTTCGTTGTGATCGATGGACTGCCCGAGGTTACGGAGGACCAGAAGCCCAAGCTGGTCAAGTTCTTGTTGAAGAAGCTCAACACGGTTGGAAAGACGCGGGAGGATTCGATATACATGCCCATGGGCGAAGATGGAAAGTCTCTTCG CTTCGCTTTTGTCGAGTACTCATCCCctgccgaagccgccgctgccacccgCCAGCTCGACCTGGTTCCCCTCGACAAGAAGCATACCCTCCGTGTCAACAAGATGACCGATATCGAGCGCTATGGCGGTGAGGGCCGTGTCGACGAAAAGTACCATGCCCCCCACATCGACGAGTTCGCTGAGAAGGAGCACCTTCGATGGTGGCTTAAGGACCCCtcgggccgcggccgggaCCAGTTCGTCATGTACCGCGGCGAGACGGTTGGTGTCTTCTGGAACAACGACCGTGAGCCGCCCGAGAACATCGTTGATCGCCAGCACTGGACCGAGACCTTCCTCCAGTGGTCTCCCCTCGGCACATACCTGACCTCTATCCACGCTCAGGGTGTTCAGCTCTGGGGTGGCCAGTCTTGGTCGAGACAAGCGCGTTTCGCGCACCCTTTCGTCAACCTGGTCGCTTTTTCTCCCACCGAAAGGTACCTCGTCACTTGGTCTAACAGGCCTATTTCGATCCCTGACTCTGGCCACCCGTCTCTCTCgattgacgatgacggcaagAACTACGTCATCTGGGACATTGCGACGGGCACTCCTCTGCGTTCTTTCGCCAACCTGGATCTCCCTAAgcccgaggagggcaagccTCAGCCTAAGCTGCAGTGGCCCGCCTTCAAGTGGTCAGCCGACGACAAGTACGTCGCCCGTCTGAACCAGGGCTCTTCCATCTCCGTCTACGAGCTGCCGCGGATGaacctcgtcgacaagacGAGCATCAAGATCGAGGGTGTCATGGACTTTGACTGGGCACCTGCGACGccccagcgcgacggcgtcaagtCGTACGAGCAGCTCATCTGCTTCTGGACCCCCGAGCTTGGCAGCAACCCGGCCAAAGTCGGCCTCATGAGCATCCCCTCGAAGGAGATTGTCCGAACCCTCAACCTCTTCAGCGTCAGCGATGTCAAGCTGCATTGGCAGTCCGATGCCACCTACCTCTGCGTCAAGGTCGACCGCCACTCCAAGTCCAAGAAGTCGCAGGCCACAACGCTGGAGATCTTCCGTGTCAAGGAGAAGGGCGTGCCCGTCGAGGTTGTTGACACCATCAAGGACACCGTCATCAACTTTGCCTGGGAGCCCAAGGGCGACCGcttcgccatcatcaccacaaCAGAGCCCGTGGGCGTGACCGCCGTGCCACCCAAGACGGCGGTTGCCTTCTTCTGCCCAGAGAAGACCAAGGGCCCCATTGCCGGCAACTTCAAGCATCTCCGGAcgctggagaagaagaacagCAACGCCATCTACTGGTCGCCGCGGGGACGGTTCGTCGTCATTGCGACCATTGCCAACCAGCAGAGCTCCGACCTTGACTTCTTTGACCTCGACTTTGAGGGCGAGAAGCCCGAGTCAGACAAGGACCTCACTGCCAACCTGCAGTTGATGAACACGGCAGATCACTACGGCATCACGGACCTGGAGTGGGACCCGTCGGGCCGATTCGTGGCCACCTGGGCGTCCGCGTGGAAGCACTCG ATGGAGAATGGCTACCACATTTACGACTTCAAGGGCGAagcgctgcgcgaggagcccATTGACAAGTTCAAGCAGTTCCagtggcggccgcgcccagCCACGCTGCtgaccaaggaggagcagaagCAGATCCGCAAGAACCTGCGTGAGTACAGCCGGGTATTTGAACAGGAGGACGCGGACCGCGGAGCGTCTGCGGacctggcggtggtggaggcaCGCCGGCGCATGCTGGAGGAGTGGCATGCCTGGcgcgccgaggtggaggaggactTGGCAGAGGAGCGGGCAGCGCTCGGCCTGCCGGCAGACCCGcacgcggcgctgctcgaggcgaagacgaaggAGATGCAAGGCTCGGGATCGGGTGCCGAGAAGGACAGGGTCATCGAGGAGATTGTGGAAGACGTGTtggaggagagcgaggaggTGCTCGGATAG